GAGATGTCCTGGTGTACAATGGACCTGGCAATGGATAATTGACTACATAACGAACACCTCCATATTTAAAAGTGGTATCAGAGAAAGATCCTGCATCAAATTCGACCCCGAACCCAAAATTGAAAAACTCTTTATGATTGCGATGCATATGATCCCAGATAGATCCATCCTGGTTATAATCCTCCGGATAGATTGCACCAGAAGCACCGGTCATGCCAAATCGTCCCGGGGCATTACTATGATAATCCAAACTACGCTTACCTCCGTAGGCGGCAGCAGTATGAGTCTCCAACCATTCGTTGGGATAGGTACCCACCAACCACCTATGGCCATCAGCTGAGTGATCCGAGTCTACATAAAAATTATCGCCTGTGCTAAATCTTTTTGCGAGAGCAAGGTGATTGGGCATAACAGTCGTCGAGATGACAGAGTCGGTTTTTTTACGATTTGCAAAAGAAACATTGTGGCCATAACGTGCCAGTTCAGGATCCCCTTTTCCTTTGGTTAGCTGACCAAATACTTCATCATAGGTCCTGTTTTCTTTTGCCACAAAAACAAAATATTTTATTGGACCTATTCCAGGAGAGGTGTTATCTGCTGGAATAGGGTGTCCGGGTATACGGCTGATTTTTGATTTTACAAAATTGTTTTCCATCACCTGTGCGGAATATGTATTTAAATCATTGTCTTGCGGAATATCAAGGGTAGTCACTGAACCTTTCATCAATGACCCAATGTAATCACCTTCTGGTCCTTTTTGATAATTGGCTCCTCCATTGGGTCCGCTTCCGAAACCTTTGGCATTAGCGACGATCAATTTATTTAGGGTCGGATGCACTTGTAACTTGGAAGGAAACCAACCTACAGGCAGGTGACCGATCAACTTCAAAGAAGGGACATCGATGATACCCACTGCATTGATACCGGCTTCTGCTACATATAACCGTTTTGCTTCACGATCCAAGGCCAGTCCAAAAGGAATGATTCCATTAAAAGCGTCCATAGCAGGATCAATACCCAGCCTAATGTTTTGAATCATGGTGTCTTGCCTGGCATCAATCACCGTTATGCAATCATGACTGCCATTGCTGACGAATACATATTGATCACTGGCCACGATAGAGTTTGGGCTACTCCCACCTACGGCTGGAATATCATCGATTTTTTCACCGACCAAAAAGCCTGTTTTAATTTTCGTGGGTTCTGGATTTTTAGGGTCATTCACATTATATATCCAAACTGAAAAAGCCTCCTCACTATTCATCTCACCCAGTCCTTTGATGTCGGTGGAATCGTTTTTAATACCATGGATCATATCGTCAGAACCATAAGCAAAAGCAGGAAAGTCGATGGATTTCTGTTTATAATTGGAAGTATCAGCGTTATTGACAAAACTGTATTCAAACATCCCTACATTAGCGACATACATCTTTTTTTCATCTGGTGAAAGCGAAATCCCAAATGGATATCGGCCGGTCCTCCGGTTTCCGATGACTTTTTTTGCCAGCAAGTCCACTTCAACAATTCTGAATCCGATTTGATCTACGGCGTATATTTTTTTGCCATCACGAGTCATTACCATATCACCGATGTAACCATCGTTGTAGCTAAATCCTTGTTGTTTTGAACTGCAGGATATTTCACCCAACTTCTCACCGGAATCTACATCAAACGAAAATATTTTATTTGTTTGACCTCCAGCCACGTAGATCACTTTATTATCAGGTGAAATCGCCAACCCCATAAAAACCGCGGAGAGCAGGTCATCATCCGTGTTGGCTGATTTGGGTATCTGCATGGTTTTCATCGAATCAGTAAATGGGTATTTAATCACTGTGATTGAAAAAGGGTTGGTGCCAGAATTGGCGGTCACTGCCAGGCTTCCATCTCTGGACAAAATCAATCCATAAGGGTGTGGGGCTATGCGCGTAGTTTTACCCATGGGCTTGACCAAACGACCATTAGGGATGATGGCTTCACGATCATTCAGATAACAGTACTGATCAACCGCCGGAGCAGTAAAAGTCGTGGTAACCGTCATAGATTCTTTTTCTTTACATCCAAAGTAAAAAAAACATGCGATCATCAAGGCTGGAAATAACTTTTTCATAAAAGAATTGAATTTTGGAACACCTATTTTTCTATCTAAGGTTAAAGTTAATCAGAGTATAAGACACAAGGTCTATAGCGATTAAGGCTTTTTACTCGCTAATACTTCGATTGCTTCTATCACTGGCATTCTATCAGATTTATGTGGCGTAAACTTAATATTACAGTTTAAGGCGATTCGATTGGCTATGTCAGCTTGCCAAAGTTGTATAGGCTCAGATACTTCCCCGATTGGTTTGATCTCCGGACCTACTTCTAAAAACCAGGTTTCCCCGGATCGGGAGGGCAAAAATCCATGCTTAGCCCATGTGCCAAGAGTAGATCCCCGGCCATGGTCAGTCGTAACTATCAGATAGGTATTGTCTTTATAAAATGGATCAGTTTGCATCAAAGTCCAAATATCCTGCAAATACTGGTCAAATTCATGAATTGCAGTAATATAAGATCCATAATCGCCTTTATGACCATAGTGATCCGTATCGTCCAGTGATATAAATAAGGCTTTTGGATGATTATTCCTGGTGTATTCAAGAGCCATCTGCCAGGTCAGATCATCAAAGCGGGTCTCACCTTTCCAGGCAGGAGCAAGTTGATTGGCATAATTCAATTTTTCCATTTTTTTCGAAACAATACCTTGAGGACACGCTTCCCATCCGGCATTGACAAGGATCCCTGACCTGGGTTCATTTAAAATGTAGGGAAAAACTTCCCAGGATGAAAATGCAGCTACCCGACCACGATAGTTGTACATAGTATTAAGATCTTCCAGTATAGATACATTTCTATTCAGGATTTTTTTGTTTGAATTGACAAAAGGATCGAAGGTGCCACAGAGAAATTCGCTATACCCAGGGTAGGAAAAGCGGTGAAAATTTCTTGTATCGACCTTATTGTCCAATTTTCTGTTCCCAAAGAATCTTCCATGTTTGGACAAAGTGCCCCATACAAAAGGAAACAATTTTTCACGCGATTGAAATTCATCGCTTGCATTGAACTGCTCAAAAAACTGGCTGGTATCTCCGGTAGCAGCTACTATATCCTGATCTAATCCTAGATATAATTCCTGCCAGCGAAGGCCATCGGTAGCAATAATAATAACATTTGGTGCGGTAGTACCAGCCTTTTGGGCTTTAGTTTGACTTGAGAATACAGTAAAAAGTAAAAAAAGTAGTTTGATTTGAGACCATGACTTATACATTAGTTTTCTATTTTATTGACATCCATGAGATACTGTTTTATCATGGGACTATAAGATTCTAATAGAGGCACGGGAAGACCGGGTGTCTTTGCCAACTCATCACAAATGCGGATCAATATGATATCATCAAAATCAGGATCGGATTCAAAGGACTCAACTTCGTCTACTCTCATGGGACCACCCTGTTGTATCAAAGTCAATTTGCTGGCTGCAGAAAGTTTGTTTTTATAGTCAAAATCGGTAGTCACCAGGTATCTTTTGGCTCGCACATGGTTTTCAACCAGTCGGGTAATGTCGGGACCAAACCCAAGATCTCTTAGGTAGGCTGCACCGATACGATCATGGTCATAATGCCCCAGGAGATCCTCAGTTTCATCTTCTATCAAATGCCCGATATCATGCAAAAGTGCGGCTAAAATAATGTTTGGCTTATCCGTATGATATTTTGCGTAATAAGCTGATTGTAGTGCATGTTCTAACTGAGAGACCGGTTCAGAATGATATGCCTCATTACCCTTCGAGTTTAACAGTAAAAAAAGATGGTCTATCCTCGTTTGCATCGAATCGAAATCAATCATGATATTTTTTATTGAAAAATTTATAAAAAAGGCCGGTTACTAAGGCATGGTAACCGACCTTAATGCTCACGATATGTATGAAAAGAAACTCAGATAATTTATTTTATAATCCACATTTTGGCATTGATATCATCCTGACCTCCGAATTGATTGGATAGAGCAGCGTTGTAATTGGTTTTATTGGCTGTCCTTTCCGCCGTAGGATATTGCCATCTCAATGGAATCACTCCGCCATTTCCTGTACCAACACCTGTAGTAAACGTAGGCACTCCGGTTCTTCTCCAATTATAATACGATTCAAATCCCGCTTGATTAAAAAGACCAAGGTATCGTTGTTCTAATATTTGTTTCAACCCCTCAGCATTTTGCCCCTTGTAGTTCACAGCCGACTGGGCAAAATAAGTATCGATAGTAGATGCGTCATTGATTCCATAGAAATTCAAAGAAGCCAGGATACCATTTTTGTACCACAATGCAGCAGTATTGGCATCTCCAGCCCATCCACGATTCATACCTTCAGCGATATTAAAAGCCATTTCTATATATCCCACCAACACTCCAGGCTCAGGTCCGCCGTAAGAACCGTAATATCGTTTTTGATTAATGGCCGAATATTCGCCCTTATTCATTTTAAAGGTCATATCATCGAGGCTTTCACCAGGATCTGCGCCCACATAAGCACCAAAATCGCTGGCAGTCATACCTCCATTAATTCTTGCCTCCGCAGGATCAGCTAATACAAAGGTGCGCGGATCCTTGAGGGACACAAGTTTATTCAGATGGGTGGCAGACAGATTATATCTTCGTTTGTCAAAGCCTTCATTTCCGGGATTCAGCGGATAATTATTGATGCCACTAATATATTTGTAAGCCAATGCATCGGCATTCGTTTTAACTATGGGATATTTTGCAGGGTTGTTTACAATTTCTGCAAACCTTTCTTTCACCCGAAGATCAGCTTCGGCTGTTTTGTTGCTCAACTGAATTAAAACTCTTAATTTGAAAGCATTGACTACTTGTTGCCATTTGGTCAAATCACCATTGAAGTAGATATCACCGTCAATATTCCTTTTACCTGAGGTGATCAATGTATTCATTTCATTATTAGCTTCATCCAGGAGATTTAATATTTGAACGAATACTTGTTTCTGATCATCATATTTCGGTTCTGTGAGTTCTGCTCCTTGCAAAGCTTCTGAGAAAGGAATATTCCCAAACTTCATAGTCA
The window above is part of the Saprospiraceae bacterium genome. Proteins encoded here:
- a CDS encoding alkaline phosphatase family protein; this translates as MYKSWSQIKLLFLLFTVFSSQTKAQKAGTTAPNVIIIATDGLRWQELYLGLDQDIVAATGDTSQFFEQFNASDEFQSREKLFPFVWGTLSKHGRFFGNRKLDNKVDTRNFHRFSYPGYSEFLCGTFDPFVNSNKKILNRNVSILEDLNTMYNYRGRVAAFSSWEVFPYILNEPRSGILVNAGWEACPQGIVSKKMEKLNYANQLAPAWKGETRFDDLTWQMALEYTRNNHPKALFISLDDTDHYGHKGDYGSYITAIHEFDQYLQDIWTLMQTDPFYKDNTYLIVTTDHGRGSTLGTWAKHGFLPSRSGETWFLEVGPEIKPIGEVSEPIQLWQADIANRIALNCNIKFTPHKSDRMPVIEAIEVLASKKP
- a CDS encoding HD domain-containing protein, whose product is MQTRIDHLFLLLNSKGNEAYHSEPVSQLEHALQSAYYAKYHTDKPNIILAALLHDIGHLIEDETEDLLGHYDHDRIGAAYLRDLGFGPDITRLVENHVRAKRYLVTTDFDYKNKLSAASKLTLIQQGGPMRVDEVESFESDPDFDDIILIRICDELAKTPGLPVPLLESYSPMIKQYLMDVNKIEN
- a CDS encoding SusD/RagB family nutrient-binding outer membrane lipoprotein; its protein translation is MKLFKYILILPAIVLLSNCSTDTFEELAVNPNQPTAAPASLIFNGTLNDMYEAPFALTHRWNQYYLCNYNYYGNNEYNWTSNSFDFYTLKNVSKMVEENEKTGADAVNVYSAMAKFQKAYLAYRMTMKFGNIPFSEALQGAELTEPKYDDQKQVFVQILNLLDEANNEMNTLITSGKRNIDGDIYFNGDLTKWQQVVNAFKLRVLIQLSNKTAEADLRVKERFAEIVNNPAKYPIVKTNADALAYKYISGINNYPLNPGNEGFDKRRYNLSATHLNKLVSLKDPRTFVLADPAEARINGGMTASDFGAYVGADPGESLDDMTFKMNKGEYSAINQKRYYGSYGGPEPGVLVGYIEMAFNIAEGMNRGWAGDANTAALWYKNGILASLNFYGINDASTIDTYFAQSAVNYKGQNAEGLKQILEQRYLGLFNQAGFESYYNWRRTGVPTFTTGVGTGNGGVIPLRWQYPTAERTANKTNYNAALSNQFGGQDDINAKMWIIK